The Coffea arabica cultivar ET-39 chromosome 9e, Coffea Arabica ET-39 HiFi, whole genome shotgun sequence genome has a window encoding:
- the LOC140014849 gene encoding uncharacterized protein, whose amino-acid sequence MWGKFKLAAVCFFFTLIELANRFPLWRKDRSIPSELPTHRLELPGTVSSETEEQQQEPLPTIKQQQQQQQNIQWALLVVGACFAAISVVLLALQIRATLPAASSFPWLCVAFEMAFLALLVSIYIRRHYPRASHVMEHVAVFFCAVALLLAIRMTLDPPLKQMSVALFFIGFTIIILANRSLRDWV is encoded by the exons ATGTGGGGAAAATTCAAGCTTGCAGCCGTCTGCTTCTTCTTCACCTTGATTGAGCTTGCCAATCGGTTCCCGCTATGGAGGAAGGACAGGTCGATTCCTTCAGAGTTACCCACCCACCGACTCGAGCTGCCTGGCACAGTATCCTCCGAAACAGAGGAGCAGCAGCAGGAGCCCCTGCCTACAATcaaacagcagcagcagcagcagcagaacATACAATGGGCTTTGCTGGTCGTTGGAGCATGTTTTGCAGCCATTAGTGTCGTCTTGCTAGCTCTCCAAATTCGTGCAACTCTCCCTGCTGCTTCATCCTTTCCCTGGCTCTGCGTGGCTTTCGAGATGGCCTTCTTAGCTTTGTTGGTGTCTATTTACATACGTAGGCATTACCCCAGAGCATCTCATGTCATGGAGCACGTTGCAGTTTTCTTCTGTGCTGTTGCGCTTCTCTTGGCCATCCGGATGACCCTCGATCCCCCACTCAAGCAGATGTCTGTCgccctcttcttcattggattCACCATAATAATCCTTGCCAATCGTTCTCTGCGTGACTG GGTTTAA